In Aegilops tauschii subsp. strangulata cultivar AL8/78 chromosome 3, Aet v6.0, whole genome shotgun sequence, one genomic interval encodes:
- the LOC109740005 gene encoding aspartic proteinase CDR1-like, with the protein MPRTMVSGALLLVAVVLTAQLCAGTAYAGSGGDGFSVEFIHRDSVRSPFHDPTLTAPARVLEAARRSAARAAALSRSYVRADAPSADGVVSEVTSRSSEYLMAVNIGTPPTPMVAIADTGSDLIWLNCSYGDDGPGPATARDAYAQPLGVQFDPSKSTTFSLVDCDSGACGELPDAACGTDSKCRYSYSYGDGSHTSGVLSTETFTFAAPGGRGDGTTRLANVNFGCSTTFVGTFIGDGLVGLGGGDLSLVSQLGAHTFLGRRFSYCLVPYSVMASSALNFGSRAAVTDPGAATTPLIPSQVKAYYTVELRSVKVGNKTFPAPDQSPIIVDSGTTLTYLPEALLDPLVKELTRRIKLPPAQSPEKFLPLCFDVSGVREGQLAAMIPDVTLGLGGGAAVTLKAENTFVEVQEGTLCLAVAAMSEQLPASIIGNIAQQNMHVGYDLDKGTVTFAPADCASSYPAPTPSGSV; encoded by the coding sequence ATGCCTCGGACGATGGTATCCGGCGCTctcctgctcgtcgccgtcgtcctGACGGCGCAGCTGTGCGCGGGCACGGCGTACGCCGGCAGCGGTGGCGATGGCTTTAGCGTGGAGTTCATCCACCGTGACTCGGTCAGGTCGCCGTTCCACGACCCGACGCTCACCGCGCCCGCCCGCGTGCTCGAGGCCGCGCGGCGGTCCGCGGCCCGCGCCGCGGCGCTCTCGCGCTCCTACGTCCGCGCCGACGCGCCCTCAGCTGACGGCGTCGTGTCCGAGGTCACGTCCAGGTCGTCCGAGTACCTGATGGCCGTGAACATAGGCACGCCGCCCACTCCTATGGTCGCCATCGCCGACACCGGCAGCGACCTCATCTGGCTCAATTGCAGCTACGGAGACGACGGTCCTGGTCCGGCGACCGCCCGTGACGCGTACGCGCAGCCGCTGGGCGTCCAGTTCGACCCCTCGAAATCGACGACGTTCAGCCTCGTGGACTGCGACTCCGGCGCGTGCGGCGAGCTGCCCGACGCAGCCTGTGGCACCGACTCCAAGTGCAGGTACTCATACTCCTATGGCGACGGGTCCCACACGAGCGGCGTCCTCTCCACAGAGACCTTCACCTTCGCCGCCCCGGGCGGCCGCGGCGATGGGACGACGCGCCTGGCCAACGTCAACTTCGGCTGCTCCACGACCTTCGTCGGCACGTTCATCGGGGACGGCCTCGtcggcctcggcggcggcgaccTCTCCCTCGTCAGTCAGCTCGGCGCACACACCTTTCTGGGCCGGAGGTTCTCCTACTGCCTCGTGCCCTACTCCGTCATGGCCTCCTCCGCGCTCAACTTCGGCTCCCGGGCCGCCGTGACGGATCCGGGCGCGGCGACGACGCCGCTGATCCCATCTCAAGTGAAGGCATACTACACCGTCGAGCTCCGGTCCGTCAAGGTCGGGAACAAGACCTTCCCGGCGCCGGACCAGTCCCCCATCATCGTCGACTCCGGCACGACGCTCACATACCTCCCGGAGGCGCTTTTAGACCCACTTGTGAAGGAGCTGACACGGCGGATCAAGCTCCCGCCTGCGCAGTCGCCAGAAAAGTTCCTGCCGCTGTGCTTCGACGTGAGCGGGGTGCGGGAGGGGCAGCTTGCGGCCATGATCCCTGACGTGACGCTGGGGctgggcggcggcgctgcggtgACGCTGAAGGCGGAGAACACGTTCGTGGAGGTGCAGGAGGGGACCCTGTGCTTGGCGGTGGCGGCGATGTCGGAGCAGTTACCGGCGTCGATCATCGGGAACATCGCCCAGCAGAACATGCACGTTGGGTACGACCTCGACAAGGGCACCGTGACCTTCGCCCCAGCAGACTGCGCGAGTTCCTACCCCGCCCCCACACCCTCCGGCTCTGTGTAG